The following coding sequences are from one Gossypium raimondii isolate GPD5lz chromosome 4, ASM2569854v1, whole genome shotgun sequence window:
- the LOC105779129 gene encoding L-type lectin-domain containing receptor kinase IX.1, producing the protein MKKAQNAENLYVKSPKPAFLCILLFILVVRLPKAASMDDDDNINFTFPDFNSNTHRIVYEADAYASGNAILLTANKTDQGLNGSVGRATYYKPMRLWNNSSGDLLLADFTTQISFAVDSFHSSSYGSGFAFFLAPNGSKIPTHSEGACFGLQACYPSLSYDANSKFVAVEFDTHRSDWDPPGMSEHVGIDINSVKTSYPTVAWWWSDIENGGRVNAFITFKSSTKNLSVTFVDADDFTRKNSSSLSATLDLSQYLPEWVTFGFSGATGFNRSTELHTIYSWNFSSTLQVSMNTAIYSPTAAPVATTSTSNSPVEPRRKKRTWPWIVLAMFGAISALVPVLGLIWFFYRWRKYSRKEDGTMAVNVEMEMVTAPRKFSYKELRFATNNFADEGLLGEGGFGKVYLGFLRDINCSIAVKRITPNSQQGVKEYLSEVTTIARLRHRNLVQLIGWCHDNKEFLIVYDFLPNKSLDFHLRREPCLLTWDKRYKIAMGLASALFYLQEECDQCVLHRDMKSSNVLLDLSFNAKLGDFGLARLVDHGQESQTTSVLLGTDGYIAPECLVTYKATKESDLYSFGIVALEIASGKKAIAVIERHGKRFKTKLVEWVWELYGKESLLDAADPQLYGNYEIEQMERLLLVGLACAHPNYFDRPSIPQVIDILSFKAPVPMLPQEMPVPTYIAALQDNIVTSSASNSFHTGASSRSQTQSFIGQIFGFMFSSFDALLHPFFIGQIFRQQFQNN; encoded by the coding sequence ATGAAGAAAGCTCAAAATGCTGAGAATTTGTATGTAAAATCTCCAAAACCTGCATTTCTCTGCATATTATTATTCATCCTTGTTGTTCGTCTTCCAAAGGCTGCATCAATGGATGATGACGATAACATCAATTTCACTTTCCCTGATTTCAACTCAAATACGCATCGCATCGTGTATGAAGCTGATGCATACGCATCAGGCAACGCAATCCTACTCACTGCTAACAAAACAGACCAGGGTCTAAATGGTAGTGTTGGTCGAGCTACTTACTACAAGCCAATGCGTCTTTGGAACAATTCATCTGGAGATCTCCTACTTGCAGATTTCACCACTCAAATTTCCTTCGCCGTTGATTCCTTCCATAGCAGCTCATACGGTAGTGGGTTTGCGTTTTTCCTTGCTCCCAATGGCTCAAAAATCCCTACTCATTCCGAAGGTGCTTGCTTCGGACTTCAAGCTTGCTATCCGAGTTTGAGTTATGACGCGAACTCTAAGTTTGTTGCAGTGGAGTTTGATACGCATCGGAGTGATTGGGATCCTCCGGGGATGTCAGAGCACGTGGGCATTGATATAAACTCTGTCAAGACTTCTTACCCCACCGTCGCATGGTGGTGGAGTGATATTGAAAATGGGGGAAGAGTTAATGCTTTCATCACTTTCAAATCTAGTACAAAAAACTTGAGTGTTACTTTTGTTGATGCTGATGATTTTACTCGTAAGAACTCATCCAGTCTTTCCGCAACGCTGGACCTTAGCCaatatttaccggaatgggtcaCTTTTGGCTTCTCAGGAGCTACTGGATTTAACAGATCGACTGAGCTACACACTATTTATTCCTGGAATTTCAGCTCTACCTTACAAGTTTCCATGAATACAGCTATCTATTCTCCAACAGCTGCACCTGTAGCAACAACAAGCACAAGCAATTCTCCGGTCGAACCAAGAAGGAAGAAGAGGACATGGCCATGGATTGTTTTAGCCATGTTTGGTGCCATATCTGCTTTGGTCCCagttttgggtttaatttggtttttctaCCGGTGGAGAAAATACAGCAGGAAGGAAGATGGGACCATGGCTGTCAacgtagaaatggaaatggtGACAGCACCTAGGAAGTTTTCCTACAAGGAGCTAAGATTTGCAACCAATAATTTTGCTGACGAAGGTCTGCTTGGAGAGGGAGGTTTTGGGAAGGTTTATTTAGGCTTCTTGAGGGACATTAATTGCAGTATTGCTGTCAAAAGGATAACTCCAAATTCTCAACAAGGGGTGAAAGAGTATTTATCAGAAGTTACAACTATTGCCAGGTTGAGGCATAGAAATCTGGTCCAACTCATTGGGTGGTGCCATGACAATAAGGAGTTTCTGATTGTGTATGATTTTCTTCCAAATAAGAGTCTCGATTTCCATCTGCGTAGAGAGCCATGCTTGTTGACGTGGGATAAAAGGTATAAAATCGCTATGGGATTGGCCTCAGCGTTATTCTATCTGCAGGAAGAATGTGATCAATGTGTGCTGCATCGAGACATGAAGTCAAGTAATGTTCTGCTAGATTTGAGTTTCAATGCCAAGCTTGGTGACTTTGGGCTGGCTAGGCTTGTTGACCATGGACAAGAGTCTCAAACAACTTCGGTTTTGCTTGGGACTGATGGTTATATAGCACCCGAGTGTCTTGTCACATACAAAGCCACTAAGGAATCGGATCTATATAGCTTTGGTATTGTTGCCTTAGAAATAGCCTCCGGAAAGAAAGCCATTGCTGTAATAGAAAGGCATGGCAAGAGATTCAAGACAAAACTGGTGGAATGGGTTTGGGAACTGTATGGGAAAGAGAGCCTTTTAGATGCTGCTGACCCACAATTGTATGGCAATTACGAGATAGAACAAATGGAACGGCTGCTCTTAGTTGGGCTGGCCTGTGCTCACCCAAACTATTTTGACCGCCCATCGATACCGCAGGTTATCGACATCCTTTCTTTCAAAGCTCCAGTGCCTATGCTACCACAGGAGATGCCGGTTCCAACATACATTGCAGCTCTGCAAGACAATATTGTTACATCTTCAGCATCCAATTCATTCCACACCGGTGCGTCCAGCAGAAGCCAAACTCAAAGTTTtattggacaaatttttggcttcATGTTTTCCAGTTTTGATGCTTTGTTACATCCATTTTTtattggacaaatttttagacAGCAATTCCAGAACAACTAA
- the LOC105780865 gene encoding L-type lectin-domain containing receptor kinase IX.1, giving the protein MKKAQNAENLYVKSPKPAFLCILLFILVVRLPKAASMDDNDNINFTFPDFNSNTHRIVYEADAYASGNAILLTANKTDQGLNGSVGRATYYKPMRLWNNSSGDLLLADFTTQISFAVDSFHSSSYGSGFAFFLAPNGSKIPTHSEGACFGLQACYPSSSYDGNSKFVAVEFDTHQSDWDPPGMSEHVGIDINSVKTSYPTVAWWWSDIENGGKVNAFITFNSSTKNLSVTFVDANDFTRENSSSLSATLDLSQYLPEWVTFGFSGATGFNRSTELHTIYSWNFSSTLQVSMDTAIHSPTAAPVATTSTSNSPVEPRRKKRTWPWIVLAMFGAISALVPVLGLIWFFYQRRKYSRKEDGTMVVNVEMEMVTAPRKFSYKELRFATNNFADEGLLGEGGFGKVYLGFLRDINCSIAVKRITPNSQQGVKEYLSEVTTIARLRHRNLVQLIGWCHDNKEFLIVYDFLPNKSLDFHLHREPCLLTWDKRYKIAMGLASALFYLQEECDQCVLHRDMKSSNVLLDLSFNAKLGDFGLARLVDHGQESQKTSVMLGTDGYIAPECLVTYKATKESDIYSFGIVALEIASGKKAIAVIERHGRRFKTKLVEWVWELYGKESLLDAADPQLYGNYEIEQMERLLLVGLACAHPNYFDRPSIPQVIDILSFKAPVPMLPQEMPVPTYIAALQDNIVTSSASNSFHTGASSRSQTQSSGIASSIHSLKG; this is encoded by the coding sequence ATGAAGAAAGCTCAAAATGCTGAGAATTTGTATGTAAAATCTCCAAAACCTGCATTTCTCTGCATATTATTATTCATCCTTGTTGTTCGTCTTCCAAAAGCTGCATCAATGGATGATAACGATAACATCAATTTCACTTTCCCTGATTTCAACTCAAATACGCATCGCATAGTGTATGAAGCTGATGCATACGCATCAGGCAACGCAATCCTACTCACTGCTAACAAAACAGACCAGGGTCTAAATGGTAGTGTTGGTCGAGCTACTTACTACAAGCCAATGCGTCTTTGGAACAATTCATCTGGAGATCTCCTACTTGCAGATTTCACCACTCAAATTTCCTTCGCCGTTGATTCCTTCCATAGCAGCTCATACGGTAGTGGGTTTGCGTTTTTCCTTGCTCCCAATGGCTCAAAAATCCCTACTCATTCCGAAGGTGCTTGCTTCGGACTTCAAGCTTGCTATCCGAGTTCGAGTTATGACGGGAACTCTAAGTTTGTTGCAGTGGAGTTTGATACGCATCAGAGTGATTGGGATCCTCCGGGGATGTCAGAGCACGTGGGCATTGATATAAACTCTGTCAAGACTTCTTACCCCACCGTCGCATGGTGGTGGAGTGATATTGAAAATGGGGGAAAAGTTAATGCTTTCATCACTTTCAACTCTAGTACAAAAAACTTGAGTGTTACTTTTGTTGATGCTAATGATTTTACTCGTGAGAACTCATCCAGTCTTTCCGCAACACTGGACCTTAGCCaatatttaccggaatgggtcaCTTTTGGCTTCTCAGGAGCTACTGGATTTAACAGATCGACTGAGCTACACACTATTTATTCCTGGAATTTCAGCTCTACCTTACAAGTTTCCATGGATACAGCTATCCATTCTCCAACAGCTGCACCTGTAGCAACAACAAGCACAAGCAACTCTCCGGTCGAACCAAGAAGGAAGAAGAGGACATGGCCATGGATTGTTTTAGCCATGTTTGGTGCCATATCTGCTTTGGTCCCAGTTTTGGgattaatttggtttttctaCCAGAGGAGAAAATACAGCAGGAAGGAAGATGGGACCATGGTTGTCAacgtagaaatggaaatggtGACAGCACCTAGGAAGTTTTCCTACAAGGAGCTAAGATTTGCAACTAATAATTTTGCTGACGAAGGTCTGCTTGGAGAGGGAGGTTTTGGGAAGGTTTATTTAGGCTTCTTGAGGGACATTAATTGCAGTATTGCTGTCAAAAGGATAACTCCAAATTCTCAACAAGGGGTGAAAGAGTATTTATCAGAAGTTACAACTATTGCCAGGTTGAGGCATAGAAATCTGGTCCAACTCATTGGTTGGTGCCATGACAATAAGGAGTTTCTGATTGTGTATGATTTTCTTCCAAATAAGAGTCTCGATTTCCATCTGCATAGAGAGCCATGCTTGTTGACGTGGGATAAAAGGTATAAAATCGCTATGGGATTAGCCTCAGCGTTATTCTATCTGCAGGAAGAATGTGATCAATGCGTGCTGCATCGAGACATGAAGTCAAGTAATGTTCTGCTAGATTTGAGTTTCAATGCCAAGCTTGGTGACTTTGGGCTGGCTAGGCTTGTTGACCATGGACAAGAGTCTCAAAAAACTTCGGTTATGCTTGGGACTGATGGTTATATAGCACCCGAGTGTCTTGTCACATACAAAGCCACTAAGGAATCGGATATATATAGCTTTGGTATTGTTGCCTTAGAAATAGCCTCCGGAAAGAAGGCCATTGCTGTAATAGAAAGGCATGGCAGGAGATTCAAGACAAAACTGGTGGAATGGGTTTGGGAACTGTATGGGAAAGAGAGCCTTTTAGATGCTGCAGACCCACAATTGTATGGCAATTACGAGATAGAACAAATGGAACGGCTGCTCTTAGTTGGGCTGGCCTGTGCTCACCCAAACTATTTTGACCGCCCATCGATACCGCAGGTTATCGACATCCTTTCTTTCAAAGCTCCAGTGCCTATGCTACCACAGGAGATGCCGGTTCCAACATACATTGCAGCTCTGCAAGACAATATTGTTACATCTTCAGCATCCAATTCATTCCATACCGGTGCGTCCAGCAGAAGCCAAACTCAAAGTTCAGGCATTGCTTCAAGTATCCATTCCTTGAAAGGATAA